From Achromobacter spanius, a single genomic window includes:
- the epsC gene encoding serine O-acetyltransferase EpsC yields MSGPSYFPTAHWNLDGIVSGLRDARVAWRGPRGRLRDDAGLREFPSQESLRQIVKDLCGALFPMRLGPIDLREEVEDFYVGHTIGAALDALLHQVCLELQYEGRHDAAQHADTQQRATEIVRRFGAELPAVRAALDLDVMAAYQGDPAAHNVDEVLLCYPGVAAMIHHRLANVLYRLGVPMLARIVAEIAHADTGIDIHPGATIGRSFFIDHGTGVVIGETAIIGDRVRLYQMVTLGAKRFPPGENGELKKGLARHPLIEDDVVIYAGATILGRVTIGKGSTIGGNVWLTRSVAPGSNVTQASLVSDMPDCGLGG; encoded by the coding sequence ATGAGCGGCCCCAGCTATTTCCCCACGGCGCACTGGAACCTGGACGGCATCGTGTCCGGCCTGCGCGATGCGCGCGTCGCCTGGCGCGGCCCGCGCGGCCGGCTGCGCGACGACGCCGGCCTGCGTGAGTTCCCTTCGCAGGAAAGCCTGCGCCAGATCGTCAAGGACCTCTGTGGCGCCTTGTTCCCGATGCGCCTGGGTCCCATCGACCTGCGCGAAGAGGTCGAGGATTTCTACGTCGGCCACACCATCGGCGCCGCGCTCGATGCGCTTTTGCACCAGGTCTGTCTGGAGCTGCAATACGAGGGCCGGCATGATGCGGCCCAGCACGCGGACACCCAGCAGCGCGCCACCGAGATCGTGCGCCGCTTTGGCGCCGAGCTGCCGGCCGTGCGCGCCGCGCTCGATCTGGACGTGATGGCCGCCTACCAGGGCGATCCGGCCGCGCACAACGTGGACGAGGTTCTGCTGTGCTATCCGGGCGTCGCGGCCATGATCCATCACCGCCTGGCCAACGTCCTGTACCGCCTGGGCGTGCCGATGCTGGCGCGCATCGTGGCCGAAATCGCCCATGCCGACACCGGCATCGACATCCATCCGGGCGCGACCATCGGCCGCAGCTTCTTCATCGACCACGGCACGGGTGTGGTGATCGGCGAAACCGCCATCATCGGCGACCGCGTGCGGCTCTACCAGATGGTCACGCTGGGCGCCAAGCGTTTCCCGCCGGGCGAAAACGGCGAGCTCAAGAAGGGCCTGGCGCGCCATCCCCTGATTGAGGACGATGTCGTGATCTACGCGGGCGCCACGATCCTGGGCCGCGTCACCATCGGCAAGGGCTCGACCATCGGCGGCAACGTCTGGCTCACGCGCAGTGTGGCGCCGGGCAGCAACGTGACGCAGGCCAGCCTGGTCAGCGACATGCCCGATTGCGGGCTGGGCGGATAA
- a CDS encoding GDP-mannose mannosyl hydrolase — protein MLARSDFRQAVEMLPLVSIDLLLRDGAGNYLTGLRANPPAQGAWFVPGGRIRKNESLRHALHRIVHDELGLSLPDLVWTPRGVYEHFYGTNFAGEAGRSTHYVVLAYEAELSLDTASLPLSQHSGYRWLPREVIAADPGVHPYTQAYFKE, from the coding sequence ATGCTCGCCCGATCGGACTTCCGCCAGGCGGTGGAGATGCTGCCGCTGGTCTCGATCGACCTCCTGCTGCGCGATGGGGCCGGCAACTACCTGACCGGCCTGCGCGCCAATCCGCCCGCTCAGGGCGCATGGTTCGTGCCCGGCGGCCGGATCCGCAAGAACGAGTCCCTGCGCCACGCGCTGCACCGCATCGTGCACGACGAGCTTGGTCTGTCGCTGCCCGACCTCGTGTGGACGCCGCGCGGCGTGTACGAACACTTCTACGGCACGAATTTCGCGGGTGAGGCGGGACGCTCCACCCACTACGTCGTCCTCGCGTATGAGGCCGAGCTTTCTCTGGATACCGCAAGCCTTCCCCTGTCCCAGCACAGCGGCTACCGCTGGCTGCCGCGGGAAGTGATCGCCGCCGATCCCGGCGTGCATCCGTACACCCAGGCCTACTTCAAGGAGTGA
- a CDS encoding undecaprenyl-phosphate glucose phosphotransferase, producing MDPSQSDTSARFSGASYLYRLLDAAIVITCGLTATGLKFSEDAYTDPPQIHLFLIYLCGLGVIALFPAFRLYVSWRGRLLTDLVVRSLAAWATVFALGIFVSFLMHQTGAISRLWAATWFGMAALALAGVRIAVYAVLGAARDRGMDKKRVLLVGFGALGHDMWRRVEKYREAGYQILGIYAEPHEILPPQVRRLHDLDNLTDFVRENKVREIWIVLPMEAGQELREVLYHLRNDLVDIRWIPDVMSIQLLGHRIGEFLGLPAIQLNSLPAAGVRGWAKEAFDRSFALCALIGLAPVMLTVAALIKLTSRGPVFFTQPRLGVDGKVFHVYKFRTMTVHQEHGVVTQATRNDNRITRIGGFLRRTSLDELPQFLNVLMGDMSVVGPRPHALEHNEMYKDLVQRYMMRHRVKPGITGWAQVNGFRGQTDTLRKMSDRVEHDIYYIQHWTFRMDLLIIARTAISGWTGRNVY from the coding sequence ATGGACCCGTCCCAATCGGACACGTCGGCAAGGTTCAGCGGGGCAAGCTATCTGTATCGCTTGCTCGACGCCGCGATCGTCATCACCTGCGGCCTGACTGCCACCGGCTTGAAGTTTTCGGAAGATGCTTACACGGATCCTCCGCAGATTCACTTGTTCCTGATCTATCTGTGCGGCTTGGGCGTGATCGCGCTCTTCCCGGCCTTCCGCCTGTATGTGTCGTGGCGGGGACGCCTGCTCACCGATCTCGTGGTGCGCAGCCTGGCTGCGTGGGCCACGGTGTTTGCGTTGGGCATCTTCGTCAGTTTTCTCATGCACCAGACCGGCGCGATATCCCGCTTATGGGCTGCAACCTGGTTCGGCATGGCGGCGCTGGCCCTGGCCGGCGTACGCATCGCGGTCTATGCCGTGCTGGGCGCGGCGCGCGATCGCGGCATGGACAAGAAGCGGGTGCTGCTCGTGGGCTTTGGCGCGCTGGGTCACGACATGTGGCGCCGCGTGGAAAAGTACCGCGAGGCCGGCTATCAGATCTTGGGGATCTACGCCGAACCGCATGAGATCCTGCCGCCGCAGGTCCGCCGTCTGCACGATCTGGACAACCTGACCGACTTCGTGCGCGAAAACAAGGTGCGCGAGATCTGGATCGTGCTGCCGATGGAAGCCGGCCAGGAGCTGCGCGAGGTGCTCTATCACCTGCGCAACGACCTGGTGGACATCCGCTGGATTCCCGATGTGATGTCGATCCAGCTGCTGGGCCACCGCATCGGCGAGTTCCTGGGACTGCCCGCGATTCAGCTCAACAGCCTGCCCGCGGCCGGTGTGCGCGGCTGGGCCAAGGAAGCCTTCGACCGCAGCTTCGCGTTGTGCGCGCTGATCGGCCTGGCGCCGGTAATGCTGACCGTGGCCGCGCTGATCAAGCTGACGTCGCGCGGCCCCGTGTTCTTCACGCAGCCCCGGCTGGGCGTGGACGGCAAGGTGTTCCACGTCTACAAGTTCCGCACCATGACCGTGCACCAGGAACACGGCGTGGTCACACAGGCCACGCGCAACGACAACCGCATCACGCGCATCGGCGGCTTCCTGCGCCGCACCAGCCTGGACGAGCTGCCGCAATTCCTGAACGTGCTGATGGGCGACATGTCGGTGGTGGGCCCGCGCCCGCACGCGCTGGAGCACAACGAAATGTACAAGGACCTGGTGCAGCGCTACATGATGCGCCACCGCGTCAAGCCCGGCATCACCGGCTGGGCGCAGGTCAACGGCTTTCGCGGCCAGACCGACACGCTGCGCAAGATGAGCGACCGCGTCGAACACGACATCTATTACATCCAGCATTGGACGTTCAGGATGGACCTGCTGATCATCGCGCGCACCGCGATATCGGGATGGACGGGCCGCAATGTCTACTGA
- the galE gene encoding UDP-glucose 4-epimerase GalE, whose product MPDTQVLVTGGAGYIGTHTLVAMIAAGLRPIVLDNLSNGSREAVRRVEQLCGTPIPLIEGDIRSRGLVAAVLADAAARGTPVQSVLHLAGCKAVGESVADPLKYYDNNVQGSLVLLRAMRETGVSRLVFSSSATVYGEPQYLPFTEAHPLAPANPYGRTKLMVEDMLRDVCVADPAFSAVTLRYFNPIGAHPSGQIGESPRDLPNNLFPFITQVAVGRQPFLRVFGDDYDTPDGTGVRDYLHVMDLARGHVQALTYADSHPGFVAVNLGTGQGTSVMELVRAFERVNGCTIPLRILPRRAGDVERMWADPALAASLLGWRSTHDVESMCADGWRWQQGNPQGYEAEPGLVSVSVSAAA is encoded by the coding sequence ATGCCGGACACGCAAGTGTTGGTGACGGGCGGCGCCGGCTACATCGGTACGCATACGCTGGTGGCGATGATCGCCGCCGGCCTGCGGCCGATCGTGCTGGACAACCTCAGTAACGGTAGCCGCGAGGCCGTGCGCCGGGTTGAACAGCTTTGCGGCACGCCCATCCCGCTGATCGAAGGCGACATCCGCTCGCGCGGCCTGGTGGCCGCCGTGCTGGCGGATGCGGCCGCGCGCGGCACGCCGGTTCAGTCCGTGCTGCATCTGGCCGGCTGCAAGGCGGTGGGCGAATCGGTGGCGGACCCGCTCAAGTACTACGACAACAACGTGCAGGGTTCGCTGGTCCTCTTGCGCGCCATGCGCGAGACAGGCGTGTCGCGGCTGGTCTTCAGCTCGTCGGCCACGGTCTACGGCGAGCCGCAGTACCTGCCGTTCACCGAGGCCCATCCGCTGGCGCCGGCCAATCCGTATGGCCGCACCAAGCTGATGGTCGAGGACATGCTGCGGGACGTGTGCGTGGCGGATCCGGCGTTCAGCGCCGTCACGCTGCGCTACTTCAACCCGATCGGCGCGCATCCCAGCGGGCAGATCGGCGAAAGCCCGCGCGACCTGCCGAACAATCTTTTTCCGTTCATCACGCAGGTGGCGGTGGGACGCCAACCATTCCTGCGCGTCTTCGGCGACGACTACGACACGCCGGATGGCACCGGCGTGCGCGACTATCTGCACGTCATGGATCTGGCGCGCGGCCATGTGCAGGCGCTGACGTACGCGGACAGCCATCCCGGCTTCGTGGCGGTCAATCTGGGCACGGGGCAGGGCACCAGCGTCATGGAACTGGTGCGCGCGTTTGAACGGGTCAACGGCTGCACGATCCCGCTGCGCATCCTGCCGCGGCGCGCGGGCGACGTCGAGCGCATGTGGGCCGATCCTGCGTTGGCGGCATCGCTGCTGGGCTGGCGCAGCACGCACGACGTGGAATCCATGTGCGCGGACGGCTGGCGCTGGCAGCAGGGCAACCCGCAAGGGTATGAGGCGGAGCCGGGGTTGGTCTCGGTCTCGGTCTCGGCCGCGGCATAA
- a CDS encoding GNVR domain-containing protein → MSLPIESFEPSVPARQQETPLSSHVDAIFSNRWMIIAITMFAFLGALAYVMVTPSVYSADIIVQVEEELPNGQARSLLGDVSSMFDTKAEASGEMEVLRSRMVVGPAVDKFLLYIHAKPRYFPVVGEWLAQRYESLPYPTSLPRGGYAWGGETIAISQLDVPNEWLGKPFRLTTLGEGRYTLSDKLTGATFTGTVGKPERFLLPGGGAMDVHVDALSGRPGTEFTVSRSSRLAAIENVQSRMGIFERGRASGVIGVTLEGNDPALTTAVLNQIGQEYVQQNVNRKSAQAEKSLVFLEQQLPQLKAELDAAETKYNQLRNKRGTIDLSEEAKLILAQSVDAQTRVMELRQKRQELITRFAPTHPSIVGIDRQIASLTGDVNRLGNNIRQLPDLEQDVVRLVRDVRVNTELYTALLNNTQQLKLIRAGKVGNVRILDAAVQPDKPVRPKGAIIIGVATAAGLIFAMLCAFVRNALFGGLSEPEDVERHTGLPVLAAIPYSDVQDKLWRRSRRKNATVPALLAQSQGNSPPIESLRSFRNVLQASLRQSANNMVMFTGPVAGVGKSFLSANFAFIQGGVGKRVLLIDADFRKGQLNRYFGVPKEDGLFEVLTGTIPLSRVRKHSVSEGVDFIATGAVTFDPSELLASPVFGETLRELATQYDMVILDTAPVLSSPDAAVVGTHAAAVMVVVRSGMNTVGEIRETAKRLIQAGAPVDGVVFNGLKLLPERFGFRSKYGGYRYSRAAYYGDFKQNGPK, encoded by the coding sequence ATGTCGTTGCCCATCGAATCGTTCGAGCCGTCAGTCCCGGCCCGTCAGCAGGAAACACCGTTGTCGTCTCACGTGGACGCCATTTTTTCCAATCGCTGGATGATCATTGCGATCACCATGTTCGCGTTTCTCGGCGCGCTGGCCTATGTGATGGTGACGCCGTCGGTCTATTCGGCTGACATCATCGTGCAGGTCGAGGAGGAGCTTCCGAACGGCCAGGCCCGCAGCCTGCTGGGCGATGTCTCATCGATGTTCGATACCAAGGCGGAAGCGTCGGGCGAAATGGAAGTGCTGCGCTCGCGCATGGTCGTCGGCCCGGCCGTCGACAAGTTCCTGCTGTACATCCACGCCAAGCCGCGTTACTTCCCCGTCGTGGGCGAGTGGTTGGCGCAGCGCTACGAAAGCCTGCCGTATCCGACCAGCTTGCCGCGCGGGGGTTATGCGTGGGGTGGCGAGACCATTGCGATCTCGCAGCTGGACGTGCCCAACGAGTGGCTGGGCAAGCCGTTCCGCCTGACCACGCTGGGTGAGGGCCGCTACACGCTCAGCGACAAGCTGACGGGCGCCACCTTCACGGGCACGGTGGGCAAGCCCGAACGCTTCCTGTTGCCGGGCGGCGGCGCCATGGACGTGCACGTCGACGCGCTGTCGGGCCGTCCCGGCACCGAGTTCACGGTGTCGCGCAGCTCGCGTCTGGCGGCCATCGAAAACGTGCAGTCGCGCATGGGCATCTTTGAACGCGGCCGCGCCTCGGGCGTGATCGGCGTCACGCTGGAGGGCAACGATCCGGCGCTGACCACCGCGGTCCTGAACCAGATCGGGCAGGAGTACGTGCAGCAGAACGTGAACCGCAAGTCGGCGCAGGCTGAGAAGTCGCTGGTGTTCCTGGAGCAGCAACTGCCGCAACTGAAGGCCGAGCTGGATGCCGCGGAAACCAAGTACAACCAGTTGCGCAACAAGCGCGGCACGATCGACCTGAGCGAAGAAGCCAAACTCATCCTTGCGCAGTCGGTCGATGCGCAGACTCGCGTGATGGAACTGCGCCAGAAGCGCCAGGAACTGATCACGCGCTTTGCGCCGACGCACCCGAGCATCGTGGGCATTGACCGTCAGATCGCATCGCTGACGGGCGACGTCAACCGCCTGGGCAACAACATCAGACAGCTGCCGGATCTGGAACAGGACGTGGTGCGCCTGGTGCGCGACGTGCGCGTCAACACCGAGCTGTACACGGCGCTCTTGAACAACACGCAGCAGCTCAAGCTGATTCGCGCCGGCAAGGTGGGCAACGTGCGCATCCTGGATGCGGCCGTGCAGCCGGACAAACCCGTGCGTCCGAAGGGCGCGATCATCATCGGCGTGGCCACCGCGGCCGGCCTGATCTTCGCCATGCTGTGCGCGTTCGTGCGCAACGCCCTGTTCGGCGGCCTGTCCGAGCCGGAAGACGTCGAACGCCATACCGGTCTGCCGGTGCTGGCGGCCATTCCGTACAGCGACGTGCAGGACAAGCTGTGGCGCCGCAGCCGGCGCAAGAACGCCACCGTGCCGGCGCTGCTGGCGCAGAGTCAGGGCAACTCGCCACCCATCGAAAGTCTGCGTTCCTTCCGCAACGTCCTGCAGGCCTCGCTGCGTCAGTCCGCCAACAACATGGTCATGTTCACCGGTCCGGTGGCGGGCGTGGGCAAGTCCTTCCTGTCTGCAAATTTTGCCTTCATCCAGGGCGGCGTCGGCAAACGCGTGCTGCTGATCGATGCCGACTTCCGCAAGGGCCAGCTCAACCGCTACTTCGGCGTGCCGAAGGAAGACGGCCTGTTCGAAGTGCTGACCGGCACGATCCCGCTCAGCCGCGTCAGGAAGCACAGCGTGTCCGAGGGCGTGGACTTCATCGCCACGGGCGCCGTCACCTTCGATCCGTCGGAACTGCTGGCCTCGCCGGTGTTCGGCGAGACCCTGCGCGAACTGGCCACGCAGTACGACATGGTGATCCTGGACACGGCGCCCGTGCTGTCGTCGCCGGATGCCGCCGTGGTCGGCACACACGCCGCCGCGGTCATGGTGGTGGTGCGGTCGGGCATGAATACGGTGGGCGAGATCCGCGAAACGGCCAAGCGCCTGATCCAGGCGGGCGCGCCGGTCGATGGCGTGGTCTTCAACGGTCTCAAGCTTCTGCCGGAACGCTTCGGCTTCCGGTCCAAGTACGGTGGTTATCGCTACTCCCGTGCGGCGTACTACGGTGATTTCAAACAGAACGGTCCCAAGTGA
- a CDS encoding phosphomannomutase/phosphoglucomutase, with protein sequence MHGTFGWDTPQILDAVFKAYDIRGTVPDELDARFAHSLGMAVGTKAHAQGVRSIVVGRDGRLSSVELSAALQAGLRSAGMHVIDIGMATTPMVYFTARLMDTGTGIAVTGSHNPPTHNGFKIVMEGRSLYGDGLTALRDAMRQPIDSAPTPGGRTQMQITPCYAARLVGDIRMARPMKIAIDCGSGVAGAVAPALFRALGCEVTELFCEVDGSFPGHHPDPADPHNLQDLIYCLRYSDCEVGLAFDGDGDRLGVVTKSGQIIWPDRQLILFARDVLARNPGAEIIYDVKCSRHVARAITEAGGKATMWKTGHSLIKAKMRESGALLAGEMSGHIFFKERWYGFDDGIYAAARLLEILSSAPDPSALLESLPQSCATPELKLETTEGVELVQALRDQGEFPGAVSINELDGIRVDYADGFGLARPSNTTPTVVLRFEGDNVAALARIEEDFRKAFRRIAPHIRLPF encoded by the coding sequence ATGCACGGAACTTTTGGCTGGGACACGCCGCAGATTCTGGACGCGGTCTTCAAGGCCTATGACATACGGGGAACGGTACCGGACGAGTTGGATGCCAGGTTTGCCCACAGCCTGGGGATGGCGGTGGGCACGAAGGCTCACGCACAGGGGGTGCGCTCGATCGTGGTGGGGCGCGACGGCAGGCTGAGCAGCGTCGAGCTGTCCGCGGCGCTGCAGGCCGGATTGCGCTCCGCCGGCATGCACGTGATCGACATCGGCATGGCGACCACGCCCATGGTGTATTTCACGGCCCGGCTGATGGATACCGGGACCGGCATCGCGGTGACGGGCAGCCACAATCCGCCCACGCACAACGGCTTCAAGATCGTGATGGAAGGCAGGTCGCTGTACGGCGACGGCCTGACCGCGCTGCGCGACGCGATGCGCCAGCCGATCGACTCCGCGCCGACGCCCGGCGGCCGCACCCAGATGCAGATCACGCCGTGCTACGCGGCGCGGCTGGTGGGCGACATCCGCATGGCACGGCCCATGAAGATCGCCATCGACTGCGGCAGCGGGGTGGCGGGGGCGGTGGCGCCCGCGCTGTTCCGGGCGCTGGGCTGCGAGGTGACGGAACTGTTCTGCGAGGTGGACGGGTCATTTCCGGGGCATCACCCCGATCCGGCCGATCCGCACAACCTGCAGGACCTGATTTATTGCCTGCGCTACTCGGACTGCGAGGTCGGCCTGGCGTTCGACGGCGACGGCGACCGGCTGGGCGTGGTCACAAAATCGGGACAGATCATCTGGCCGGACCGCCAGCTGATTCTGTTCGCCCGCGATGTGCTGGCGCGCAACCCGGGCGCCGAGATCATCTACGACGTCAAGTGCAGCCGCCACGTGGCCCGCGCGATCACTGAGGCAGGCGGCAAGGCGACCATGTGGAAGACCGGGCATTCCCTGATCAAAGCCAAGATGCGCGAGTCGGGAGCGCTACTTGCTGGAGAGATGAGCGGCCACATTTTTTTCAAGGAGCGCTGGTATGGCTTTGACGACGGCATCTACGCCGCCGCCCGCCTGCTGGAAATCCTCTCGTCGGCGCCGGACCCCTCGGCTTTGCTGGAAAGCTTGCCGCAGTCCTGCGCCACCCCCGAATTGAAACTGGAGACCACGGAAGGCGTTGAGCTGGTGCAGGCGTTGCGCGATCAAGGGGAGTTCCCCGGCGCAGTGTCGATCAACGAGCTCGACGGGATCCGTGTGGACTACGCAGATGGCTTTGGCCTGGCGCGGCCGTCCAACACCACACCAACGGTGGTACTCCGGTTCGAAGGAGACAACGTGGCCGCGCTGGCTCGTATCGAGGAGGACTTCCGCAAGGCGTTCAGGCGCATTGCACCTCATATTCGTTTACCGTTCTAA
- the pgi gene encoding glucose-6-phosphate isomerase: MGKAQQSIEALRADSGLANSPEWVAFAQAAQNAELDASALKVIEAAGLCVDLTMQRQSASLDGAGQALLQARGLDEARRALFAGEPVNWTENRSAWHTALRAGRTREQPEGQDADSVCEYSRMTDFVRRVDQTADFSTVLHIGIGGSDWGPRLAVQAFGGPLQRRQIRFVSNICGHAFHDAVAGLDPRRTLVVISSKSFTTAETLYNARAAIAWLKQGGVADVSDHLAAVTANAPAARALGVPSSQVFKMCDWVGGRYSVWSVAGLSIALTVGVDVLIGMRAGAEAMDQHFLQTPFASNAPVQLALAGLVNCSVLGFNSLNVAAYSGRLLHLVTYLQQLEMESLGKRVAGDGAAVGVPTAPIIWGMPGTDGQHTFFQWLHQSEEGAPVDFIASLQGHTDSPDAHRMLLANCLAQRQALLRGKSLEQALLDVAHIDNQERALTLAQHMVHPGGRPSTLIVLRQLDPRGLGALLALYEHKVFVQSVVWGINPFDQYGVELGKRLASGIERELAVPVSAGVVDWGHDASTSYWIDRYRSHAQAPRPRHAWVAGMTAHL, encoded by the coding sequence ATGGGAAAGGCTCAACAGTCGATTGAGGCGTTAAGGGCAGACTCCGGACTGGCAAACAGCCCCGAGTGGGTGGCTTTCGCGCAGGCTGCGCAAAACGCTGAACTGGACGCCAGTGCGCTCAAGGTGATCGAAGCGGCAGGATTGTGCGTGGACTTGACCATGCAACGCCAGTCGGCGTCGCTGGACGGCGCGGGACAGGCGCTCTTGCAGGCGCGCGGATTGGACGAGGCGCGCCGCGCGCTGTTTGCCGGGGAACCGGTCAACTGGACTGAAAACAGGTCGGCATGGCATACCGCGCTGCGCGCCGGGCGTACCCGCGAGCAGCCGGAAGGGCAGGACGCGGATTCCGTTTGCGAGTATTCGCGCATGACCGACTTCGTGCGGCGCGTGGACCAGACGGCAGACTTCTCCACTGTCCTGCATATCGGCATCGGCGGCAGCGACTGGGGGCCGCGCCTGGCGGTGCAGGCCTTCGGCGGACCGTTGCAACGGCGGCAGATCCGCTTCGTGTCCAACATTTGCGGCCACGCCTTCCATGACGCCGTGGCCGGGCTGGACCCGCGCCGCACGCTGGTCGTCATCTCCTCCAAATCCTTCACCACTGCGGAAACGCTGTACAACGCCCGCGCCGCCATCGCCTGGCTCAAGCAGGGTGGCGTGGCCGACGTGTCGGACCATCTGGCGGCCGTGACCGCCAATGCGCCGGCCGCGCGCGCGCTGGGCGTGCCGTCCAGCCAGGTCTTCAAGATGTGCGACTGGGTGGGCGGACGCTATTCCGTCTGGTCGGTGGCCGGCCTGTCGATCGCGCTGACGGTGGGCGTGGACGTGCTGATCGGCATGCGGGCGGGCGCCGAGGCCATGGACCAGCATTTCCTGCAGACGCCGTTCGCGTCCAACGCGCCGGTGCAACTGGCGCTGGCCGGCCTGGTCAATTGCAGCGTGCTGGGATTCAACTCGCTGAACGTGGCGGCCTATAGCGGACGCCTGCTGCACCTGGTGACCTATCTGCAGCAGCTTGAGATGGAATCGCTGGGCAAGCGGGTCGCCGGCGACGGCGCGGCGGTCGGCGTGCCGACGGCGCCCATCATCTGGGGCATGCCGGGCACCGACGGCCAGCACACCTTCTTCCAGTGGCTGCATCAGAGCGAGGAAGGCGCGCCGGTGGACTTCATCGCCAGCCTGCAAGGGCACACGGACAGCCCCGATGCGCATCGCATGCTGCTGGCCAACTGCCTGGCGCAGCGCCAGGCGCTGCTGCGCGGCAAGAGCCTGGAGCAGGCCCTGCTGGACGTCGCCCACATCGACAACCAGGAGCGCGCGCTGACGCTGGCGCAGCACATGGTGCACCCGGGCGGCCGGCCGTCGACGCTGATCGTCCTGCGCCAGCTTGATCCGCGCGGTCTGGGCGCGCTGTTGGCCCTGTATGAGCACAAGGTGTTCGTGCAGAGCGTGGTCTGGGGCATCAACCCCTTCGACCAGTACGGCGTTGAACTGGGCAAGCGGCTTGCCAGCGGCATCGAGCGCGAGCTGGCGGTGCCGGTGTCGGCGGGCGTGGTCGATTGGGGGCATGACGCCTCCACGTCGTACTGGATCGACCGCTACCGCAGCCATGCGCAAGCCCCGCGTCCGCGCCATGCGTGGGTGGCCGGCATGACGGCCCATCTCTGA
- a CDS encoding polysaccharide biosynthesis/export family protein: MTTFFGTLSRAIAAIALVSSLGACALSPGMTFSANQLADPLDPNSKAVIKQITPSLVLEEQRAREALLDNEGIGHLVGKPGPYLIGPGDILSIVVWDHPELVLPTQTYAIGSAATELAIGDTASGIPGYTVSSTGYIQFPYTGLLKVAGLTELQARNLIVNSSGKYIQDPQITVRVLGFRSKRIFVDGEVTTPGTVAINDVPMTLLEALNRAGGILPTGDRSSVYVIRDGKRTRVNLPALIERGQDLNQVMLKPGDIVRVTPRDDSKVFVMGEVFIPGASVMRDGRLSLTEALGLAGGPNQTTADTSQIFVVRATEEAKPLVYHLNAASPQALAVGAKFELQPKDVVFVDSAGLVRWNRFISNLFPSAQTVQTVRSID, translated from the coding sequence ATGACTACATTTTTCGGAACGTTGAGCCGAGCCATAGCCGCTATCGCGCTCGTGTCCTCGCTGGGCGCTTGCGCCTTATCTCCCGGTATGACGTTCAGCGCCAACCAACTCGCGGATCCGCTGGACCCGAATTCGAAGGCCGTCATCAAACAGATCACGCCGTCCCTCGTTCTTGAGGAACAGCGCGCGCGTGAAGCGTTGCTCGACAACGAAGGCATTGGCCACCTTGTCGGCAAGCCGGGCCCCTATCTCATCGGGCCGGGAGACATCCTCTCCATCGTCGTGTGGGATCACCCCGAGCTCGTGCTTCCGACGCAAACCTACGCCATCGGATCTGCGGCAACGGAATTAGCTATTGGGGATACCGCCTCGGGCATTCCGGGCTATACGGTTTCATCCACTGGATATATCCAGTTTCCGTATACGGGACTGCTGAAAGTGGCGGGGTTGACTGAACTTCAGGCGCGCAATCTCATAGTCAATAGTTCGGGCAAGTACATACAGGACCCGCAGATCACCGTACGCGTTCTGGGATTCCGCAGCAAGCGCATCTTCGTCGATGGCGAGGTGACGACGCCGGGCACGGTTGCGATCAACGATGTGCCCATGACCCTGTTGGAAGCGCTCAACAGGGCCGGAGGCATCTTACCGACCGGAGACCGCAGCTCGGTCTATGTGATCCGCGATGGCAAACGTACTCGCGTGAACCTTCCCGCGCTGATCGAGCGCGGCCAGGACCTGAATCAAGTCATGCTCAAGCCAGGGGACATTGTGAGAGTCACGCCGCGCGACGATAGCAAGGTGTTCGTGATGGGTGAAGTGTTCATCCCCGGCGCTTCCGTCATGCGCGATGGACGCTTGTCGCTGACCGAGGCATTGGGTCTCGCAGGCGGGCCCAACCAGACCACCGCCGATACCTCGCAGATTTTCGTCGTGCGCGCCACGGAGGAGGCAAAGCCCTTGGTGTATCACCTGAACGCCGCATCGCCGCAGGCGCTGGCGGTAGGCGCCAAGTTTGAATTGCAACCCAAGGATGTCGTGTTCGTGGATTCGGCCGGTCTGGTGCGGTGGAACCGCTTCATCAGCAACCTCTTCCCGAGCGCGCAAACCGTACAGACCGTCAGGTCCATCGATTAG